In Kordiimonas sp. SCSIO 12610, the following are encoded in one genomic region:
- a CDS encoding branched-chain amino acid aminotransferase: MASQSFAERDGSIWMNGEIVPWSDAKVHMLTHAMHYGSAVFEGQRAYNGKIFKLKEHTERLFASADMLDMEVPFSQEQINDACNQLLELNNLTDAYCRPIIWRGSKMMGVSAQEAGINVGVAVWEWPSYFSEEARLKGLRLCISDWRRPAPDTAPVHAKAAGLYMICTLSKHKAEAAGYDDALMFDYRGQIAEATGANIFFVKDGVIHTPKADCFLDGITRRTVMDIARGMGIEVIERAIMPNEMEGFEQAFLTGTAAEVSPLSEIGEFRFEVGEITKNLMHAYDAIVRQ, encoded by the coding sequence ATGGCTTCACAGTCATTCGCTGAGAGAGATGGTTCGATATGGATGAATGGAGAAATTGTTCCTTGGAGCGATGCTAAAGTCCATATGTTAACACATGCTATGCATTATGGAAGCGCTGTGTTTGAAGGCCAGCGTGCGTATAATGGTAAAATCTTTAAATTGAAAGAACATACTGAACGATTGTTTGCATCGGCTGATATGCTCGATATGGAAGTTCCGTTTTCACAGGAGCAGATCAATGATGCGTGTAATCAATTATTGGAGTTGAATAACCTGACAGACGCATATTGCAGGCCAATTATTTGGCGTGGCAGCAAGATGATGGGGGTATCCGCTCAGGAAGCTGGTATTAATGTTGGCGTCGCGGTGTGGGAGTGGCCTTCCTATTTTTCCGAGGAAGCACGGCTTAAGGGATTGAGGTTATGTATATCTGATTGGCGTCGCCCAGCCCCTGATACTGCTCCTGTTCATGCCAAGGCTGCTGGTCTTTATATGATATGCACATTATCCAAGCATAAGGCTGAAGCAGCCGGTTATGATGACGCATTGATGTTTGACTATCGGGGGCAGATTGCAGAGGCTACAGGTGCAAATATATTCTTTGTGAAAGACGGCGTTATTCATACACCAAAGGCTGATTGTTTTCTGGATGGTATCACGCGCAGAACTGTCATGGATATTGCGCGCGGTATGGGGATAGAAGTTATAGAGCGTGCTATTATGCCAAACGAAATGGAAGGTTTTGAACAGGCATTCCTCACTGGAACAGCAGCAGAGGTCAGTCCATTATCTGAAATTGGCGAGTTCAGGTTTGAAGTAGGAGAGATTACTAAAAACCTGATGCATGCATATGACGCTATTGTTCGGCAATAA
- a CDS encoding outer membrane protein assembly factor BamD → MANDWLKKSVLGASLLALAACGSSDSEDRYVARDVEVLYNLGQDQLQRGNYRLAAVAFDEVERQHPYSIWARRAQLMAAYASYQSNKYDDAILAAERFLQLHPGNSSAPYAYYLIALCHYERITGVGRDQEETAKAQNALIEVIRRFPDSEYAEDAKLKLALTSDHLAGKDMEVGRFYLNRQEYLAAIGRFRNVIEQYQTTSHAPEALHRLVESYLALGIKHEAQMAAAVLGHNFPDSKWYRHSYRLLGDEDLAPEDSEGSWLSKLFS, encoded by the coding sequence ATGGCAAACGATTGGCTAAAAAAATCTGTATTAGGTGCGTCATTGCTCGCTCTGGCAGCCTGCGGATCTAGTGATAGTGAAGATCGCTATGTCGCACGCGATGTAGAGGTTCTTTACAATCTCGGACAGGATCAATTGCAACGAGGCAATTACCGACTAGCTGCCGTTGCTTTTGATGAAGTTGAACGCCAGCATCCCTATTCAATATGGGCGAGACGCGCACAACTTATGGCAGCGTATGCAAGTTATCAAAGCAATAAGTATGATGATGCGATTCTTGCGGCAGAGCGCTTTTTACAATTGCACCCTGGTAACTCTTCCGCACCTTACGCATATTATTTGATTGCTCTTTGTCATTATGAACGCATTACTGGTGTTGGTCGTGACCAGGAAGAAACAGCCAAAGCGCAGAACGCTCTTATCGAGGTCATCAGGCGTTTCCCTGACAGTGAATATGCTGAAGATGCTAAATTGAAATTAGCGCTTACAAGTGATCACTTGGCTGGCAAGGATATGGAAGTTGGTAGATTTTACTTGAACCGACAAGAATATTTGGCAGCTATCGGTCGCTTCCGCAATGTTATTGAACAGTATCAGACCACAAGCCATGCGCCTGAAGCACTGCACAGACTTGTAGAGAGTTATCTGGCGCTCGGTATTAAGCATGAGGCGCAAATGGCTGCTGCGGTTCTTGGTCATAATTTTCCGGATAGTAAATGGTATCGCCACAGCTATCGGTTATTGGGTGACGAGGATCTTGCACCAGAAGATAGCGAGGGCTCATGGCTGAGCAAATTATTCTCGTAA
- a CDS encoding helix-turn-helix domain-containing protein: MTPEKNTHTSETSELNARKADMIDQHVGKKLREHRRMLDMSQQDVSDLLSISYQQIQKYESGVNRISAGRLYTLAQIMQIPVSKFYEGLQEHPYTDAENSQYSSSLHTRELVTTPEVKQALYNLADTIKRHIK, from the coding sequence ATGACCCCAGAAAAAAATACTCATACTTCTGAAACTTCGGAATTAAATGCACGGAAGGCTGATATGATTGATCAACATGTCGGTAAAAAACTACGTGAGCATCGACGTATGCTGGATATGTCACAGCAGGATGTTAGTGACCTACTTAGTATTTCCTATCAACAAATTCAGAAATACGAAAGCGGCGTTAACCGTATCAGCGCCGGGCGGCTCTACACGTTAGCTCAGATCATGCAAATACCCGTGAGCAAGTTTTATGAAGGCCTGCAAGAACATCCCTATACGGATGCTGAAAATAGCCAGTACAGTAGTTCATTACATACAAGGGAATTAGTTACTACACCTGAGGTCAAGCAAGCTCTATATAATTTGGCTGATACCATAAAACGTCATATCAAATAG